Proteins from one Desulfonema limicola genomic window:
- a CDS encoding tetratricopeptide repeat protein, with protein MKNNKSNITKVSLTPEISRFEFVGRDEEISSIKNIICKQGLHILNIFGPGGIGKTSLLQKIQGEYNLDPKYHITDIIDFYDLYTSMYWGFMDRLVSVMPDYAEPFFQTYHKALYRAEQIELSGITGGILQEEMDKVFAAFVECMNRFTSETRCIVLMDTFEESAPEFHQWFIKLIKGIKNIVFITAGRKNETWDDLLKKNYKEIPFTSIELKPFTIDNSEKLVRLSDYGKNISIEELKKLQILSDGFPILLILAVDKKWPKSMPGGSSPQKESTFTSEKYSISDIQEMSDYQLKKIKNEFRNELINGVHNMINLQGHAVVIMLMAHLSRYFTQEMFEYFESVNTERAQAILEDLKTWTFMKHDFKTNSFRLHDLIRELIIKNIWPSVDHTGEKKRRLSEKAVQFYENRLLFHVIKQQQELILQQKQLRITADNDDNNHEYRIQEIRLSKKIKELRNNKRIFQAQGIYYQIIADYDIGIEAYQLLFEYNLWLKDTQANELLKRELQVAMADSNREYPLCLYNLDAARENIIINRKFDEAVETLNQVSINLHHHRSNYLNALILLYKGIAWGFKNETDKAEENTKIAIAKFKELEKEIQYQNDSDNFYVTGIKRSLTRASGGLGFIYLMTGNLDKAIESYKNALRYSKIGNMPPERSYHLNDLGYAYACLGQYDRASFFCKEGLKIREELSSEYLCGLSYNTLGLIEYMADSPEAGIAWCEKSLSIFKKLGDARGTGLAHRALGGIFSRIADRENSIDNLKRAKQHLLKALDIFIQSGIPLEPVYMAETYLRMGMMYKTWYRIAKSQEAKEEILKEYFLRARFSFQRCIKEFENANSDSRLANAIGRLADLYIDIGDIDAAELEVQKIEDVIKKCDCDLSNMLERIIIEIKIKCREFLHPIARLYFLKARLNFYKSLDKGTESLLKSAARNFVIAYAFMANFSENAFDIDLIIDQISTCLNNLNKEFKINFIDEIKIIRNQYPETDFTKLFNRLDDAEMV; from the coding sequence ATGAAAAACAATAAAAGTAATATAACTAAAGTTTCCCTGACTCCTGAAATATCACGATTTGAATTTGTAGGACGTGATGAGGAAATATCCAGTATAAAGAATATTATTTGTAAGCAAGGTCTGCATATCTTAAATATTTTTGGGCCTGGTGGAATTGGCAAAACAAGTCTCTTACAAAAAATACAGGGAGAATACAATTTAGATCCAAAATACCATATCACTGATATAATTGACTTTTATGATTTATATACCAGTATGTATTGGGGTTTTATGGATAGACTTGTTTCTGTAATGCCAGATTATGCAGAACCGTTTTTTCAAACATACCACAAAGCCTTATACAGAGCAGAACAGATTGAATTATCAGGTATTACAGGAGGAATTCTTCAGGAGGAAATGGATAAAGTGTTTGCCGCATTTGTCGAATGCATGAACAGATTTACTTCTGAAACCCGATGTATTGTTTTGATGGATACTTTTGAGGAATCTGCACCTGAATTTCATCAATGGTTTATAAAATTGATTAAAGGAATAAAAAATATTGTTTTTATTACTGCTGGGAGAAAAAATGAGACCTGGGATGATCTGCTGAAAAAAAATTATAAAGAAATACCTTTTACCAGTATTGAACTCAAGCCTTTTACAATAGACAATTCTGAAAAACTCGTCAGGTTGTCTGATTATGGAAAAAATATAAGTATTGAGGAACTTAAAAAACTTCAAATTCTTAGTGATGGATTTCCCATCCTTCTTATTTTGGCGGTTGATAAAAAATGGCCTAAATCAATGCCTGGTGGTTCTTCTCCTCAAAAAGAAAGTACATTTACAAGTGAAAAATACAGCATTTCAGATATTCAGGAAATGTCTGATTATCAACTGAAAAAAATAAAGAATGAATTTCGAAATGAACTAATAAATGGGGTTCATAACATGATTAACTTGCAGGGGCATGCTGTGGTAATTATGTTGATGGCTCACCTTTCCAGATATTTTACTCAAGAAATGTTTGAATATTTTGAATCTGTGAATACTGAAAGAGCGCAAGCCATATTGGAAGACCTTAAAACCTGGACATTTATGAAACATGATTTTAAGACAAATTCTTTTCGTCTTCATGATTTGATTCGGGAATTGATAATTAAAAATATCTGGCCGTCAGTTGACCATACAGGTGAGAAAAAACGAAGATTATCTGAAAAAGCTGTTCAATTTTATGAGAATAGATTGTTGTTTCATGTAATAAAGCAGCAGCAGGAATTAATATTACAACAAAAGCAATTGCGGATTACTGCTGACAATGATGATAATAATCATGAATATCGAATTCAGGAAATTCGGCTTTCTAAAAAGATAAAAGAGCTGAGAAATAACAAACGTATTTTCCAGGCACAGGGAATATACTATCAAATTATAGCTGATTATGATATAGGTATTGAAGCCTATCAACTATTGTTTGAATATAATTTATGGCTTAAAGATACACAGGCTAATGAGCTTTTAAAAAGAGAGCTGCAAGTGGCTATGGCTGATTCAAATAGAGAATATCCTTTATGCCTTTATAATCTCGACGCTGCCAGAGAAAATATCATAATTAACAGAAAATTTGATGAAGCTGTTGAAACTTTGAATCAAGTTTCTATAAATTTACATCATCACAGATCAAACTATTTGAATGCTTTGATATTATTATATAAAGGTATTGCCTGGGGTTTTAAAAATGAAACTGATAAAGCAGAAGAAAATACTAAAATCGCCATAGCAAAATTTAAAGAACTTGAAAAAGAAATACAGTATCAAAATGATTCTGATAATTTTTATGTAACAGGCATAAAAAGATCCTTGACAAGAGCTTCTGGCGGATTGGGTTTCATTTATTTAATGACAGGAAATCTTGACAAAGCAATTGAATCCTATAAAAATGCTTTAAGGTACAGTAAAATTGGAAATATGCCTCCTGAACGTTCCTATCATTTGAATGATCTTGGGTATGCCTATGCCTGCCTGGGGCAATACGACAGAGCCAGCTTTTTTTGCAAGGAAGGATTGAAAATAAGAGAAGAACTTTCTTCCGAATATCTTTGTGGTTTAAGCTATAATACTCTTGGTTTGATTGAATATATGGCAGATTCTCCTGAAGCAGGAATAGCTTGGTGCGAAAAATCACTTTCCATATTTAAAAAATTAGGGGATGCTCGTGGAACAGGTCTGGCTCATCGTGCGCTTGGCGGAATTTTTTCCAGGATTGCAGACAGGGAAAATTCAATAGATAACCTGAAAAGAGCAAAACAACATCTTTTAAAAGCACTTGATATATTTATACAAAGCGGTATTCCATTAGAACCGGTTTATATGGCGGAAACTTATCTTAGAATGGGAATGATGTATAAAACATGGTATAGAATAGCCAAATCACAGGAAGCAAAAGAGGAGATATTAAAAGAATATTTTCTTCGTGCAAGATTTTCCTTTCAAAGATGTATTAAGGAATTTGAAAATGCCAATTCAGACTCCAGGCTTGCAAATGCTATTGGAAGACTTGCTGACCTATATATTGATATAGGCGATATAGATGCTGCTGAGTTGGAAGTTCAAAAAATTGAAGATGTAATAAAAAAATGTGATTGTGATTTGAGCAACATGTTAGAACGTATAATTATTGAAATAAAAATCAAATGCAGGGAATTTCTTCATCCAATAGCCAGGTTGTATTTTTTAAAAGCAAGACTGAATTTTTATAAATCTCTTGACAAAGGTACGGAATCCCTTCTTAAATCAGCTGCTAGAAACTTTGTAATTGCTTATGCATTTATGGCAAATTTTTCAGAAAATGCTTTTGATATTGACTTGATTATAGATCAAATTTCTACCTGTTTAAATAACTTGAATAAAGAATTTAAAATAAATTTTATTGATGAAATTAAAATTATAAGAAACCAATATCCTGAAACAGATTTTACTAAATTGTTTAACCGTTTAGATGACGCGGAAATGGTTTAG